In Kryptolebias marmoratus isolate JLee-2015 linkage group LG11, ASM164957v2, whole genome shotgun sequence, the following proteins share a genomic window:
- the wu:fa25f02 gene encoding uncharacterized protein C11orf24 homolog: MFLCSSMFQLSPSVLVHLLCLLLLLPDSLLPVLTQESVLQKTPGRVQSTSQQAEGNNIDAAAKNSSSNAANPSNQSLSQGLNATSSFNKSSRPEMLNGFALMDNISNSRVGLQTKPNSTQHSVSLSLNTTTLSPKVSVPGTLLSSHTWSSAVSPSTQQPAPPGQQPPSSEADDVTSAAVPSKDSSLDPAPSATHKATSLGTSAVTAPRPSTSSTTTAPITTTAPHPSTATTTTTTTTTTAPHPSTTTTTTHPPTTTTAPTTPHPPTTRSSTTTTTTKLLPTVRATVSVTFSKTSPSLSAKKPTTQTPSVNPPGATEPPIMNTTSARNSKSSASTPGLAVVEAAGGALTRQLVDMASLLAVLLFGLLFFVVTVAVFVTQAYESYRRKDYTQVDYLINGMYSDSGV; encoded by the exons ATGTTCCTGTGTTCCTCAATGTTCCAGCTGAGTCCATCAGTGCTTGTTCACCTCCTCtgccttctgctgctcctccctGACTCCCTCCTCCCAGTGCTCACACAGGAATCAGTGCTTCAGAAAACGCCAGGCCGGGTCCAGTCAACAAGTCAACAAGCAGAAG gtaaCAACATAGATGCAGCAGCTAAGAATTCTTCTAGCAATGCAGCAAATCCATCCAACCAAAGTTTGTCCCAAGGCCTTAATGCTACTTCTAGTTTTAACAAGTCTTCACGTCCTGAAATGTTGAATGGTTTTGCCTTAATGGACAACATTTCTAACAGTAGAGTTGGactgcaaacaaaaccaaacagcacCCAGCACAGTGTGTCTTTGTCCCTTAACACCACCACTCTCAGCCCCAAAGTGAGTGTCCCTGGAACGTTATTGAGCTCACATACATGGTCATCAGCGGTCTCTCCATCCACTCAGCAGCCAGCACCACCAGGCCAGCAGCCTCCATCATCAGAGGCAGACGATGTGACTTCAGCTGCAGTTCCTTCCAAAGACTCCAGCCTGGACCCTGCTCCATCAGCCACGCACAAAGCCACCTCACTTGGTACTTCAGCTGTCACAGCACCACGTCCATCCACAAGTTCCACAACAACAGCACCGATAACAACAACAGCACCGCATCCAtccacagcaacaacaacaacaacaacaacaacaacaacagcaccGCATCcttccacaacaacaacaacaacacatccacccacaacaacaacagcaccAACAACACCTCATCCACCAACAACAAGAAgttccacaacaacaacaacaacaaagctgctGCCAACTGTAAGAGCAACAGTTAGTGTTACGTTTTCTAAAACATCCCCATCTCTGAGTGCCAAGAAGCCAACAACCCAGACGCCGTCTGTCAACCCACCAGGTGCTACAGAACCTCCCATTATGAACACCACCTCTGCCAGGAACAGCAAGTCCTCGGCCTCAACACCAGGGCTTGCTGTGGTCGAAGCAGCAGGGGGCGCTCTGACCAGGCAGCTGGTGGACATGGCGTCTTTACTGGCTGTCCTACTCTTCGGCCTGCTTTTCTTCGTGGTTACGGTGGCAGTGTTTGTCACACAGGCGTACGAGAGCTACAGGAGGAAAGATTACACCCAGGTTGACTATTTAATCAATGGTATGTACAGTGACTCGGGGGTTTGA